A window of Eriocheir sinensis breed Jianghai 21 unplaced genomic scaffold, ASM2467909v1 Scaffold14, whole genome shotgun sequence genomic DNA:
cgcgtccccgcgatcccgatcgagcggcgccgccataaaggggaATCTGGCgcggcccggcaacattcgctcgccatctgggaacgaagaagcagacatgccccccaaagcatcaggaaaggccgccaagaaggctggcaaggcccagaaggccatcgccaagggtgacaagaagaagaagcgcaggaggaaggagagctactcgatctacatctacaaggtgctcaagcaggtccaccccgacaccggcgtctcctccaaggccatgtccatcatgaactccttcgtgaacgacatcttcgagcgcatcgccgccgaggcctctcgcctggcccattacaacaagcgctccaccatcaccagtcgggagatccagacggccgtccgtctcctcctgcccggtgagctggccaagcacgccgtgtccgaaggcaccaaggccgtcaccaagtacacctcctccaaataagcaacccaccaacttgcttgcactggaaaagaaccggctccatcggagccacaaactatttcccgaaagagaacgaagacggttagtccccccccccccctctctctctctctctctctctctctctctctctctcactcactcactcactcactgagctgacccaccaagcgtgggactgggaccacgccaccaccctggacgagattgctgctggacggacccgcggcatcaccttggagaagaagg
This region includes:
- the LOC126989980 gene encoding histone H2B — its product is MPPKASGKAAKKAGKAQKAIAKGDKKKKRRRKESYSIYIYKVLKQVHPDTGVSSKAMSIMNSFVNDIFERIAAEASRLAHYNKRSTITSREIQTAVRLLLPGELAKHAVSEGTKAVTKYTSSK